The Methanothermobacter sp. genomic sequence TCCTCATGGGGGGGTTATCAGGGTTTCTCTCAAGGAGAACGACCCTTTTGAGTGTGGTAGAATCCCTTATTCTCCCCCCGAAGAGCATTCCAACATCTGCGACCCCCCTGGATCTGGCATCCAGTTTCACAGATTCCAGGAGGGGGGAGTACTCCTTCCACACAGTCCCTATATCGTCCCGGATGTAGGAGTTCTTCTCGGATGCATAAACGAGGACTCCGTTCTCAAGGAGGCGGATGAAGAACCAGTCATCTGAGACATAACTGTAGGCCTCATCTAGGAGTAGACCGTAGGTGAGGGTCGTCTTACCTGTACCCGGCGGCCCTATGATCGCAAGTCCAGCCCCTTCACGGTCGAGGGCTGAGCCATGTACCGAGTAGCGGCGGTGCTCTGAATGGTACTCCTCAAAGAAGTCTGCAACCGCTGCAAGGGCTATGCTCTTAACCCAGCCATAGTAGTCACAGTTTCTGATTATGACTGTCTTTGAATTTGCCTCGTAGAGAACCTCCAGGTCACCACCATCTGACACAGCGAATACCTTTGCATGGGGCCTCACATCTTCGCTCATGAATCTGAAGTTGTCCTCCCACTCCTCCTTAAATGACACGTCATCTGTGAGGAGCTTGACACAGGCCCCATGGAGGCTGGCCTTCCTCTCAAAGAGTCTGAGTCTGGAGAGTTCAGCCAGGAATTCATCCTTTTCCCCGGGCGTTATGAGCCTGACGCTGTACATAGTATCCCATTTTCAGGGGTGGTGGGTTGATGATGGCGAATCCACCATCTGCCAGCTTATTTCTCGATTATGGTCTCTTTTATGGCCATACCGAAGTGCCTTGCAGAGTCCTCAAAGTAGACAAGGACCTTATCACCCTCACTGAGCTCACTCACAGATACAGGTTCACCCCTATCATTCACCAGCCTTATTGTCTCGGCGTTCTGCAGGAGGGTCCTCACCTTCACGCCCTCATACTCTGCCTCAACAAGTATCAGGGGCCTCTTCTCAATCTTAACCCTTCCAACAACCGCGGTCCTCGACCTCCCATTCCGGTCAACGATGAGGACCTCATCCCCGGTTTCAAGTTCAGAGAGGTACTTTGTCCTGCCACCGGGTATCATGACGTAGGCCTGTACAGGTCCGGCGTTCACTCGGAAGGGCCTTGAGGCCACATATTCGCTTTCAAGGGACTCACTGTGCACCAGGAAGAGACCCTGTGAGTAGCTGCCCACCAGCATACCCTCACCGACGTCCATCATTGAGCAGGTGTCCACGCAGACCCTGTCACCGGAGCCCAGGGGCTCAACCCTGGTGACGGTGGCGGGCTTGAGTTCATAGGTTTCACTTTCGATCTCCTCGAGGAGCTCTGCTATGGCCTTTATCTGTGAGATGTCCGCGGGTTCTATGAGGACACCGTCGGTTCCGTGTTCAAGGGTTTCAAGGGCAACCCTCGCCTCATCGGCATCTGCAACCGCAGCCACAAGTTTAACGTCCTCGTCCTGGAGATCTGCTATTATGTTCTCAAGGGGGATGATCTTCCAGTCCTCACCAACGAGTATGAGGTAGTCCACGATGCGGCCCAGTTTCCTTGCGAGTTCCTCGTGGGCCTTGCTCCTTATCTCAACGTAGGCCGCAACCTCTTTACCCCCGGATTTAAGCTCAGCTGCCATTTCAAGGTCCCTTGAGTAATCAAGGGTCTCGGGGAGTTCCAGGGTTCCATCGCCCTCCCCATCCTTTCCGATGAGTACTATGTCCGCCTCCTCCTCAGGGGATATGAGGGTGAGGTTTCCAAGTTTCTTTATCCTATCTGTATCGGAGGTGTCCACGATGTGGTCTATCCCTGATTCGAGGGCTGCTGTTATGAAGGCCTTCTTCTCATCCCAGTAGGTGTCAGGGGCCATCAGCCATGCGAATTTCATCTCAGTCGCCACCCCTGAGTATCCTGACGGCATCCTCAACTTCAAGGCCATCATGGACGATACCTGCAATGGCCCGGGTCATATCTGCCGGTGAATCAGCCTGGAAGATGTTCCTTCCAATGGCTACACCGGCACCACCTGCATCAACGGAGTCCCTGACCATCTGGAGGAGTTCATCCTCTGTTTCAATCTTTGGGCCCCCTGCTATCACCACAGGGACAGGGCAGCCCTTCACAACCTCCCTGAAGGTGTCAGGGTCACCGGTGTAGTTGGTCTTTATTATATCTGCACCCAGTTCTGCACCTGCACGCGCTGCAAGTTTAACAACCTCAGGGTCGTGCTCGTCCTTTATCTTCTCACCCCGGGGGTACATCATGGCTATGAGTGGCATTCCCCAGTCGTCACAGATCTCGGCCACGGTACCGAGCTTTATGAGCATTTCGGGTTCCCTCTCGGATCCCACGTTAACATGGACAGAGACGGCATCGGCGCCCAGCTTGAGGGCCTTCTCAACCGAGGTGACAAGCACCTTATGGTTGGGGTCAGGGCCGAGGCCCGTGCTTGCGGATAGGTGTATTATGAGGCCGATATCCCTCCCGTACCCCCTGTGTCCGCTCCTCACCATCCCCTTGTGCATGAGGACGGCGTTGGCTCCGCCACTTGCCACCTCATCAATGGTCCCAGCCATGTCTATTATCCCCTTAACGGGTCCAATTGAGACTCCATGGTCAAGGGGTACTATGACAGTCCTGTCGGTCTTCCTGTTGATTATCCTCTCAATTCTAATCTTTTTGCCTATCATGGGCACCCTCCTTGTAGATTTTACTGGACCAGAGTTTAAATTCCCTGAGCCTTGGTGGGATTCCAGCATCCCCACTTGACTCAAGCCATCCATACCCTGAGGTGAATGACTCTTCGGTGATGGATGAGCATACAAAGTCCAGGAGGCCCCGGTTCCTTATGATGGAGACCCCTGGTTTGAGTGTGGATGACCATATGAAGTACACCTTGAAGGTTGTATCTGGATGGTAACCCCCTCCAAGGTCAACGCTGAGCACATCACAGGATTCAATCATACTGCAGACCTCTTCAAGGGTTTCATGGAGGCGAACATCGCCTGATATGAATTCAACGTTATCCCTCTCCCTGCTGAGGGTCTCCATAACATCAACCGCCTCGGGACTGTTATCAACCGCCACAACCCTGCCACCCGGCACGAGGTCAGATATTATTCGTGTTGAGTTTCCTATGTGGCACCCCAGTTCAACAACGGTATCCCCTGGTCTCAGGACCTCCCTGAGGACGTCCCGGTAGATGTTTATATCATATACCAGTCTTATCATGGCCTCACCTGACTATTCCCTTCAAACCATTCCTCAGGGGATTCCCTGATGTAAGATGGAACAGTGATTAATATAATCTTTTAATTTAAAGTATTTTCCCCCTAAATCCACAGATCTGTTCATTATCACCCCTAAAACTCCATATGGTCGCCTACCACTCATCAGCATCACAGAAACCTTGCACCTGAAAAGTCAATTCCATACACATCATCCCCTCCGGCATCGGGGTCTTCTGACAGGGCGAATACAGTGTTACCCAGCATCGCCATGGATGCCCCCAGTGTCCCCTCAGAGAGGGCCTCCATGGGTTCTCTGAGTTCAGGGGTTATGAGTGAGGTTCCCGTGGCAAACTCACGGGAGAGTTCCATGAAGGTATGTGGTGTCGGCTCCCTGAGGAGCCTCCGGATCATCCCGGCGCCCATCCGGTTTATCGCCCCAACCTTTGCTTCGTCACCGATGACCGATGCCGTGTCAAGCTCCCCCAGGGTCTCTGTTAAGACATAGAGGCCCCTTTCAGTGATCCTGTCTGTCCTCCCGTATCCAGGTGGACCCTCCCTGGTTCTTATGACTATCCCGCCGGTCATCTCGGCTATCAGGTCCCCCAGTCCTGTTCCAAGTTCCACCTCGGCCCTGTGGGCCACTGAACCTGCAGTGTTGACCGTGATGGGGAGTTCAAGTTCCCTTGTGGCTGCAAGGACGCTCCCCAGGGCGCAGGCAGCTGATACCCCAAAACCACACCCTATGGGGACATCGACCCTGTGGTGTATGCTCACACCCTCCCTGAATCCTGTGATTTCCCTGAGGATTTCAAGGGAACGCAGGCTAACTGATTCCCCGTCTTCTCTTTTTCCGTTGACCCTTACAACTGTTTTATCTTCGGAACTCCTGACCTTTATGGAGGTTTCAACTCCCCGGTCAAGGACGACCCCTGCACCCCTGGAACCTGTTCTCAGGGGATCATCGGCCCTTACAACCTCAAAGAATCCGGTTATATGTGCTGGGACAAAGACGGTGGGCTTCATTTAAATACTTCCCTGGACATACTCTAACTGTTCACTTATATTGTAACATAAATATAATGATTTTTAAGGAGGACCTGCCATTAGAAAGAGGATTGATCTTCACACCCACAGCCTCCTGAGTGACGGTGAGCTCCTGCCATCTGAACTTGCAAGGAGGGCATGTGTCCTGGGACATGAGGCCATAGCCATCACGGACCACATCGACGCCTCGAATATAAACACCATAACATCCCTAATAGACGCGGTTGAGGATATCGGAGATAACTGGGACATCAGTGTCATCCCGGGGGCTGAGATAACACATGCACCTGTTGAGATAATTGAAAAGCTTGCAGTGAGGGCAAGGGGCCTGGGGGCTGAGATTATTGTTGTGCACGGGGAAACAATAGTTGAACCTGTGATTCCCGGCACCAATCATGCGGCTGTGAGCTGCCCGGAGGTTGATATACTGGCCCACCCTGGCCTCATAACGGTGGATGATGCTGAACTTGCCCGTGAGAATGGGGTTACGCTTGAGATAAGCGCAAGGAAGGGGCACTGCCTTGGCAACGGGCATGTTGCCCGTGTTGCCCGTGAGGTGGGGGTTCCGGTTGTCATTGACACTGACACCCATGCACCGGGTGATCTACTTGACTATGACACGGCACGCCGCGTTGGTCTTGGAGCTGGGCTCAATGAATCAGAGGTTGAGGAGGCCCTTGTTAAAAACCCCAGAAAGCTTCTTAAGGGTAATGGCATTATATAAGCTGTTATTTTTAATAGAATTTTCTGAGATTTTCATTTTTCAGCACTGGAAAAACGCGTGAATGATTGTAAGCCATTTAAGGGATTAAAAACGGATCTAAAAAAGAATTTAATAAGTGAATTTTTAATGTGTCTTCACCTTCGCCCGTTCTGAACTTCAGGGTCCACATTTTGTGGGGGGGGGGGGAATCCACCAGTGCTGCAGCGGGCACCACGAGGGTGTACCACCTGTTTCCGGAGAGCCTTGATAGGGGTTTCACATTGAGGGTGTTGCCGCTCACCCACTTTTTAATCCTCACTGTTTTCCCTAACTGGTCCCTGAGTGTTATACTCTTCCAGTATCTGCCCGGTTTTATTTGAGAGGAGAATGTAACACTGATGATGGGCCTTCTTGTAGTCATACCCCCCATCTGGAATTGCTTGAGGTTACACTGGGCCCGTTTTCCGTGTATCTCTGGAGGCCGTCAAGTGCTTTTACCAGGAGATCAGCGTCGCTGAGTTTCCTTGAGTAGGTGTCATGGAAGCATGTCTCATAGATCACAGTATTGTAACCCTGTGATGCTATAAGTATTATAACATACTGGGGGCTTGTTGTTTTGGGGACTGTAGATCTTCAGAGAATTCATGCGGGCTATTATCTGGTCAGTGTAGTTGATGGTTGCGGTGTTCTCTGATATTATGTACGGGAATCTTGGGTAGGCGTATACACTGTCATGGTAGTGGTTCTCATGGCAGTCTATGACAAGCATGGGGTTCTCGTTCTTTATATAGGCACTAAGAAGTCCCTTGCAAGGAGCTGGCCGTTCATACGACCCTTTGAGTAATCCTGCACGTCCTGGGTTACGTGGACACTGTAGAGAAGATACCTCTTTGTGAGGTTTGATGTCTGGATCTTCTCTCTCACTGCGCTTTGTATACCTGAATCCTGGGGGTGGACGCCTATGATGACTGCAATGGTTTCATTTGAGTTGAGGTCTCTGTAGTAATCCTTTTCAACATAGCCATAGGTCCTGTTTCCAAGTTACACGGCCTGTGAGGATCCCATGAGGGCAAAGGCCATTACAACAATTAAAAGTTTCCTAAATGCTTCATACTGATCAATGGAACTCATCTAAAATATGTCAAACATATAATGTATGATTGGTATGTTAATAGAGTCAAAATGGCAACATGATCTAGATCCTCCATCAAAGTATGAGATAAGGAATTCTTTTTGATATTGGATCCAATCTTGAATACTGTATTACTTCTGTAAGCGTTCTGGTGGCAGTCTATGAGAAGCAGGGTTTATCGTAAGTCCCTGGAGTATCTGCCATCATTTGTCAATGGAGAACTCATTGCATTACTTGTAACGCGTGGTAAAGGATGAATTACATTTATTCTTCCATAGACAATTTACAGCCTTAGAACTCCAGATCTGCCCTGAATATACTTATCGAGGGAGCTAATGTTATCTTACAGTAACCTTATGATATCACGGAGGGACAGTTGAAGTAGAATCAAATGCGATAAAAAGAATGATAGGTTATAAGAACACATTTCCAATTGTGCACTTGGAGTTACAATAAGTCTTAATAATTTGATGCCAATAAATAACAAAAACTTTATATCCCCTTCAGAATAAAATAACTCATTGTAACTAATACCATGATGGAGGAAAAAGCCAAAATGAGAAAACTCAGCACATGGAAACTGAAGCTAAGGATGTTCTTGGCAACAGCACTTTTATTTGGTATAATCTACGCCATACTCATAGCAATAGGGGCCCTAATGGGATTCGGCGGACCACTCTTCTATGCCCTGCTTGGTTTTGGCATAGTGTTCCTTCAGTACCTCCTATCCCCCAAGATAGTGGAACTCACAATGAACGTCCACTACGTCAGCGAGGCCGAGGCCCCCAGACTCCACGCCATGGTGGATGAACTTGCAAGGAATGCAGGAATACCCAAACCCAGGGTTGGAATTGCAGAGATTGCAGTGCCCAACGCCTTTGCATTTGGGAGAACAAAATCAGACGGCAGGGTATGTGTAACAAGGGGCATACTGAACCTCCTTGATGAGGAGGAACTCCGGGCCGTCCTTGGACACGAGATATCCCACATAAAGCACAGTGACATGATAGTCATGACCCTTGTGAGCGCGGTTCCACTCATCTGCTACTACATATTCTGGAGCACAGTATACAGCAGGGACGACGATGCAACTCTCCTTGGAATCGCGGCACTCATAGCCTACTTCCTTGGCCAGCTGATAGTCCTCTTCATATCAAGGACAAGGGAGTACTACGCGGACCAGGGCAGCGTAGAGATCGGTGGCCAGCCACACAAACTTGCAAGTGCGCTCTACAAACTGGTTTATGGCTCCGCTGCATTTGACAGGGATGAGCTGAAGCAGGTTGAGGGTGTTAAGGCATTCTTCCTTAACGATGTATCCGATGCCAGAAATGAGATAAATGATCTCAGGCAGCTTGACATTGACATGGACGGCACCATAAGCATGGCTGAGCTTCAGAGAGTGAAGTACAGTGGAGTAAAGGTTGGAGTTGGTGCAAGAATACTTGAACTTCTCTCAACACACCCAAACATGCTCAGGAGGATTAAGAGGCTCTCTGAGTTCACCTGATTTTTTATCTAGAATTCAATTTTTTGTGATATGATCGATTCTTTTTGGAGTGTATTGGCTCTGAACATATTCAGAATCCTCTGATTAAAAAATCTGATTCAGCAATGAGGCAGACATTCAACACTTCACAGATCCCTATGAGTTTCTTCATCAGTATCATCGTTCCAGGCAGTAGAAAACGTAGAAATAGGGACGAAGTGTGCGGGTTTTCAGTACTCCTTCACAACACCCACAATGGCCGACCTTGGAACCCATGTGTTGAGGGGCGTCCTCACGATGACCGATGTTGGTGTGTAGATGCGCTCAACCTTCTTGTTGTCGCTCATGAGGTACACCCTGGTGGGCTCTATCTTACCGACCCTCTTCACGATGAGGCCATACTCCGGGTGCTTGGCTATAACTATGTCCCCCACCTTGTAGTCGTCTGTTTTGAGCACTATGAGTTCCTGCCCATCCCTGAGCGTCGGGTACATGGAGTCACCGCTCACAACGGCTGGCATGGGGAGCTGGTCAACACCGAACTGGGACTCAATGGTCACATCCACCTTACTGTAGCCGTAACTCCTTGCTATCTCTGTGACATTAGCCTTTATTGTTTCAACGGTACTGTCAGGGTCATTTATAACGTCCGCTATGTATTCGCCGATCTTCTGCTCCATCTCAGGAGGAGTTTTCTGGAAGAATATGGTGTCTGCCTCAACCGTGATGTTAACCCCGTCAGTCTTTATTTTGATATCAACTGAATGGGCCTTCTCATTATAGTAAAATGCACCTGCAAAGGCAATGAAAAGCACTGCAAGGATAATCGGAACTTTCCTCATCTTCAATCCTCCGGCATGAGTTCATCAATCATTCTTCTGGTGATATGGACGTCCATCTGTCCCGGTGCTGTTGAACGATCCGCTGATGCAAAGGTTATTGGGGCACCGAAGAGGGCGGCTGCAACCCTAGTGTATTTCCCTGCTTCCCCCATGGATATTGCTATTGTGTTATCCTCCACCGAGAGCAGCTGAAGAACAACAAGGGTGTCCGCCATGTTCTGGGGCATAACCGCCACCTTTGCAATGTCTCCGAATTCCTTCTCCATACGGACTATCCGCAGGAGGGCCTCCAGTGAGGGTGTTCCCGTGAAGTCATGGTATGATATGATGCTTCTACTGGCAACTGCAGTGACGCTCTTTATGTAATCCGGCTCCGTGCTGAGTTCAACATCAACATAGGGGGCCACCTCGGCAGCGGACCTTAGGAGTTCTATCCTTTCAGTTTCAGTGCCACTGAAGTGGCCTCCCTCCTCCGGGGATCTGTTTGTTGCTATTAAAGGAAAGTCAATATCTTCTATAACCCTTTTCACTTCAGCCTCGGATACACCTTTGAGGGCGTCTATTCTGAGCTCCAGGATATCGGCCCCTGCATCTATGGCCCTTTCTGAGGATTTGATAGCAGCTTCATATGTCCTCTCAAATATGGGAACACAAATCCTGGTTTCCATTTAATTATTTCTCCTTAAGTTTGTGGAGTTTCGAGAACCAATAATTTACATTAACCTCTATATGTTATTTCTGGTAATTAAATTTTGTATTGTTTGGGTGCTTCTTATTCCCATCATACGAGACAGCACTCAGTAACCTCCACACTCCACATGGTTCTGCTGTAACCTATTTGTTTCTGCACTTTGAATGGGGTGAAGGTGAAGGGTGCGGTGTTCTGCTGTAACCTATTTGTTTCTGCACTTTGAATGGGGTGAAGGTGAAGGGTGCGGTGTTCTGCTGTAACCTATTTATTCCCGCACCTCAAATTAGGTATAAGGTGATTGATTTGAGGATAACTTCCATAGGTGCAGATATATCAGATAATGATACAAGCTGCAGCAGGGAACTTATAAATGCACTGGAGGCCTCGATACCGGGCCTCCTTGATGCGGGTGCAGAGAGCGCAGCACTTACAAACATAACAGGCGACGATGTGGTTATAAGTGCATTTGTAGAGGATGATATGCTGGAGGACGTGAACAGGGCAATAGTTGAGATACTCAGGGACTCATCAGAGAGCCTCGGTGACCTTGAGGGGATATCAGATGAACCTGATGGTGCAGGTGAGGGCATATCATATGCAGAGGCACTTGTGAGGCAGGATCGTTACCCTGATGCGGTTATACTGGCATTTGACACCTATGGTGGTGAGGACTTCGTGGCTGATGTTGCAAATTCAGCCATACAGGCTGCCGGGGGAATGACTGGCGTTACAGATGTGAGCCAGGAGATCAAACCAGGGGTTCGCAGGATTCCAGGAGTGGGTTACGTTTCGGATAAGACCGATGATCCGGTCGTTGTGGCAACGATAGAGGATATGGAGAGTGTTGGGGTAGTGGCAGGGGCAATGCTGGGGGCAGCCCTTGGCCACAAGAACGTGTACCTTGTAAGGAGGGGTTCACCTTCACATGTGATACCTGGAAGTGTAATAGTCTCTGCAACTGCATTCCTCAACGGGAACCTCATCGACCTCTCGGTGCCATTTGAGGAGAGAACCAGAATACTGATGGTCTAAACATGTGCCTCATGGATCCGATGATCTGGAATTGAGGCTTTCAGGTCAACTGGCTAGGTCGACTGATCACCAAGTATTTTAGATTTCATCAACATAGTATTGAGGGGATTTATCATGATACTGCTTGATGAGGATACAAGATGCCTGGTTCAGGGCATAACAGGTAAACAGGGATCATTCCATACGAAACAGATGCTTGAATATGGAACAAGGGTAGTGGCCGGTGTAACACCAGGTAAGGGTGGACAGGAGTTCCTTGGCCTCGGCGTGTACAACTCCGTTGAGGAGGTCAAGGAGGATATGGACGTCAATGCATCCATAATATTCGTACCTGCGCCCTTTGCCAAGGACGCGGCCTTTGAATCCATAAAGCACCTTGACCTTGTAGTTATAATAACAGAGCACATACCTGTCCACGACTCGATGCAGATAATGGAATACGCTGAAAGGATGGGTAAAACCGTTGTAGGGCCCAACACCCCTGGTATAATAACTCCCGGTGTTGGTAAACTGGGTATAATGCCCACAAACATCTTCAAAGAGGGCAATATAGGCATAGTCTCAAGGAGCGGAACACTCACCTATGAATTCGCTGCCCAGCTCACGGATGCTGGTTTTGGCCAGAGCACCTGTGTGGGGATAGGTGGAGACCCTGTAACGGGCCTTGGATTTGTGGATGTCCTTGAGAGGTTTGAGGAGGATCCCCAGACAGACGCAGTTGTCCTAATAGGTGAAATAGGGGGAGACGCAGAGGAGAGGGCCGCAGAGTACATAGGTGACCACATGTCAAAGCCGGTCTTTGCCTTCATCTCAGGTTCAACTGCACCTCCAGGCAAGAGGATGGGGCATGCAGGGGCCATCATAGAGGGCAGTTCAGGAACAGCTAAGAGTAAAAGGGAGGCCCTTGAAGCCGCAGGTGCAGTGGTTGTTGACAGGCCATCAGCCATAGTCAGGGAACTCAGGCGCATGGAGGGGGCTCTCTGATGTCACTCATGGATGACCTCCTTGAGGGTAAGATAAAGCTCTATGAACTTGAAAGGCATGTACCTGTTGATGAGGCTGTCAGGATAAGAAGGGAGTTCATTGAGAGGGTCTCAGGTGCCAGGCTTGAGCATGTATCCCACTATACAATTGACATGGATAGGGCGTCAAGGAGGAACATTGAAAACCCCATAGGTGTCGTTCAGATCCCCCTGGGGGTTGCCGGGCCACTGCTGGTTAAGGGTGAATATGCAGACGGCGAGTACTATGTACCCCTTGCAACCTCAGAGGGTGCACTGGTGGCCTCTGTGAACAGGGGTTGCTCGGTGATCACAGGGGCCGGGGGTGCATCTGTAAGGATAACAGGCGACTCTATGACAAGGGCCCCTGTTATAAGGACTGGTTCTACTGTTGAGGCTTTAAAGCTCAGGGAATGGATCCGGGAGAACATTGATGCCCTCAGGGAGGAGGCGGAGTCAACAACGAGGCACGGGAAACTCATAAAGATAGACCCGATTATCGTGGCGGGACCCTACGTTTACCCCAGGTTCGTATACACAACAGGGGATAGTATGGGGATGAACATGGTCACCATCGCCACAGAGAAGGCCCTTGAACTCCTCACAGAGGAGACAGGTGCCCATGTGATTGCCCTGAGTGGAAACCTCTGCACCGATAAGAAACCGGCATCCATAAACCTGGTTGAGGGTCGGGGTAAGAGCATCAGTGCAGAGGTAACTGTACCAGGGGAGATGGTTGAGAGTGTCCTCAAGACAACACCAGAGGCTGTTGTTGAGGTTAACACCGCAAAGAACCTTCTGGGATCAGCCCTCGCTGGGAGTATGGGGTTCAATGCCCACTATGCCAACATAATAGGGGCTATATTCCTTGCAACGGGACAGGATGAGGCCCACATTGTTGAGGGTAGCCTGGGGGTTACCGTTGCAGAGGAGAAAAACGGTGACCTTTACTTCTCCGTCAACCTCCCTGATGTGCCCCTTGCAACTGTTGGGGGTGGCACGGGACTTGAGACGGCATCCGAGTGCCTTGATATCATGGGTGTCGGGGGTTCAGGGGGTGTCCATGAGTTTGCAGAGATCGTGGGGGGAGCTGTCCTTGCAGGTGAACTCTCCCTAATGGGCGCCCTTGCAGCCGGACACCTTGCACGTGCACACAGTGAACTGGGGAGGGGTTAATCTCATTGACTGAAATTGGGATGGATGATCAGAGATGGATATACGTGAATTTCTTCATGAGTACATCAACATGAGCCGCTACGTGGCTCTCGGGACACTTGACGGTATACTGGCTGTGATGGGTGTTACACTCACCGCCAGTGGAGTTGCAGGTGCAGGTGGTCTCAGTGTGGAAAACCACCTCATAGCCCTGACAGGACTCAGTGGTGGCGTGGCCCTTGCAATGTCCAATGC encodes the following:
- the aroD gene encoding type I 3-dehydroquinate dehydratase, with the translated sequence METRICVPIFERTYEAAIKSSERAIDAGADILELRIDALKGVSEAEVKRVIEDIDFPLIATNRSPEEGGHFSGTETERIELLRSAAEVAPYVDVELSTEPDYIKSVTAVASRSIISYHDFTGTPSLEALLRIVRMEKEFGDIAKVAVMPQNMADTLVVLQLLSVEDNTIAISMGEAGKYTRVAAALFGAPITFASADRSTAPGQMDVHITRRMIDELMPED
- a CDS encoding histidinol phosphate phosphatase domain-containing protein, coding for MRKRIDLHTHSLLSDGELLPSELARRACVLGHEAIAITDHIDASNINTITSLIDAVEDIGDNWDISVIPGAEITHAPVEIIEKLAVRARGLGAEIIVVHGETIVEPVIPGTNHAAVSCPEVDILAHPGLITVDDAELARENGVTLEISARKGHCLGNGHVARVAREVGVPVVIDTDTHAPGDLLDYDTARRVGLGAGLNESEVEEALVKNPRKLLKGNGII
- a CDS encoding 3-dehydroquinate synthase II, whose product is MKFAWLMAPDTYWDEKKAFITAALESGIDHIVDTSDTDRIKKLGNLTLISPEEEADIVLIGKDGEGDGTLELPETLDYSRDLEMAAELKSGGKEVAAYVEIRSKAHEELARKLGRIVDYLILVGEDWKIIPLENIIADLQDEDVKLVAAVADADEARVALETLEHGTDGVLIEPADISQIKAIAELLEEIESETYELKPATVTRVEPLGSGDRVCVDTCSMMDVGEGMLVGSYSQGLFLVHSESLESEYVASRPFRVNAGPVQAYVMIPGGRTKYLSELETGDEVLIVDRNGRSRTAVVGRVKIEKRPLILVEAEYEGVKVRTLLQNAETIRLVNDRGEPVSVSELSEGDKVLVYFEDSARHFGMAIKETIIEK
- the sucD gene encoding succinate--CoA ligase subunit alpha, coding for MILLDEDTRCLVQGITGKQGSFHTKQMLEYGTRVVAGVTPGKGGQEFLGLGVYNSVEEVKEDMDVNASIIFVPAPFAKDAAFESIKHLDLVVIITEHIPVHDSMQIMEYAERMGKTVVGPNTPGIITPGVGKLGIMPTNIFKEGNIGIVSRSGTLTYEFAAQLTDAGFGQSTCVGIGGDPVTGLGFVDVLERFEEDPQTDAVVLIGEIGGDAEERAAEYIGDHMSKPVFAFISGSTAPPGKRMGHAGAIIEGSSGTAKSKREALEAAGAVVVDRPSAIVRELRRMEGAL
- a CDS encoding pantoate kinase — encoded protein: MKPTVFVPAHITGFFEVVRADDPLRTGSRGAGVVLDRGVETSIKVRSSEDKTVVRVNGKREDGESVSLRSLEILREITGFREGVSIHHRVDVPIGCGFGVSAACALGSVLAATRELELPITVNTAGSVAHRAEVELGTGLGDLIAEMTGGIVIRTREGPPGYGRTDRITERGLYVLTETLGELDTASVIGDEAKVGAINRMGAGMIRRLLREPTPHTFMELSREFATGTSLITPELREPMEALSEGTLGASMAMLGNTVFALSEDPDAGGDDVYGIDFSGARFL
- a CDS encoding zinc metalloprotease HtpX, which encodes MRKLSTWKLKLRMFLATALLFGIIYAILIAIGALMGFGGPLFYALLGFGIVFLQYLLSPKIVELTMNVHYVSEAEAPRLHAMVDELARNAGIPKPRVGIAEIAVPNAFAFGRTKSDGRVCVTRGILNLLDEEELRAVLGHEISHIKHSDMIVMTLVSAVPLICYYIFWSTVYSRDDDATLLGIAALIAYFLGQLIVLFISRTREYYADQGSVEIGGQPHKLASALYKLVYGSAAFDRDELKQVEGVKAFFLNDVSDARNEINDLRQLDIDMDGTISMAELQRVKYSGVKVGVGARILELLSTHPNMLRRIKRLSEFT
- a CDS encoding Ig-like domain-containing protein, which gives rise to MTTRRPIISVTFSSQIKPGRYWKSITLRDQLGKTVRIKKWVSGNTLNVKPLSRLSGNRWYTLVVPAAALVDSPPPHKMWTLKFRTGEGEDTLKIHLLNSFLDPFLIP
- a CDS encoding 2-amino-3,7-dideoxy-D-threo-hept-6-ulosonate synthase — encoded protein: MIGKKIRIERIINRKTDRTVIVPLDHGVSIGPVKGIIDMAGTIDEVASGGANAVLMHKGMVRSGHRGYGRDIGLIIHLSASTGLGPDPNHKVLVTSVEKALKLGADAVSVHVNVGSEREPEMLIKLGTVAEICDDWGMPLIAMMYPRGEKIKDEHDPEVVKLAARAGAELGADIIKTNYTGDPDTFREVVKGCPVPVVIAGGPKIETEDELLQMVRDSVDAGGAGVAIGRNIFQADSPADMTRAIAGIVHDGLEVEDAVRILRGGD
- a CDS encoding S24 family peptidase; translated protein: MRKVPIILAVLFIAFAGAFYYNEKAHSVDIKIKTDGVNITVEADTIFFQKTPPEMEQKIGEYIADVINDPDSTVETIKANVTEIARSYGYSKVDVTIESQFGVDQLPMPAVVSGDSMYPTLRDGQELIVLKTDDYKVGDIVIAKHPEYGLIVKRVGKIEPTRVYLMSDNKKVERIYTPTSVIVRTPLNTWVPRSAIVGVVKEY
- a CDS encoding trans-aconitate 2-methyltransferase; amino-acid sequence: MIRLVYDINIYRDVLREVLRPGDTVVELGCHIGNSTRIISDLVPGGRVVAVDNSPEAVDVMETLSRERDNVEFISGDVRLHETLEEVCSMIESCDVLSVDLGGGYHPDTTFKVYFIWSSTLKPGVSIIRNRGLLDFVCSSITEESFTSGYGWLESSGDAGIPPRLREFKLWSSKIYKEGAHDRQKD